CACCGTCTTTGTCTACAACGACGCCAGGCAATTTTTTAAGAAGGTCTTCAACAACACTGTTTTCACGGGTTTTAAATGCATCTGCATTAAACTCCAGCGTATCTTTTTTTACAACGATAGGAGGTTTTTCCTGAACAATTTCCACGCCGGCGAGATCTACGCCTTTGTGTTCCATAGCGAGGTTTCCGAGGTTGATCGTTCTGTTGTCTGCGTTGATGGTTACAGGTTTGTATACGGCTTTATACCCCATAAAGCTGAGGTATATTCTATAAGAGCCATCAGCGATGCCGCTGATTTCAAAATTTCCTTTGTTGTCACTGATAGCAGTATTGGCAACAGAGGAATCTTTGGAGTGTAGTAATACTACAGTTGCAGCGGGGAGTGCTTCTTTGGTTGTCTGGTCGGTCAGTTGTCCTTTGATCTTGCCCTGTGAAGACTGGGCCTGGGCTTGAAATATGCCAAGGCTCAGTATCAACAGGATTTGCATAATTATCTTCATAGTTCGGATGTAGTAGCAGAAAGAAGTAAGTTATGTAGGTTTTTTACATTTGCGGTTGCCGCTTACGTAATTTTTCCATTTCTGTTCTTCTGATCTCCCTGAACTGGTCCTGGCTTACTTTCTGTGCATCTGCCGGGATGGCTAAATCTGTATCTGTTACAGGTTTGAGGCTCACTTTCTGTGCTGTAAAAGAGCGGTTGCTGCTCTCAGCGGCGAGTACTACACCTTTGCCTTCAGGCAGTAATCCATTGATGGGTGAATAGCTGAAAGGCAGATCGGTAGTGAACCATACGGTATAAGTATCGTCTTTTACCTTAACGGTGGCCTTTTTACAGGTGAAACCTGCGATTTTCTTAGTCTTGTCGCTGGTTTGAGCGCCTGTAGCGGCTACATAATCTTCTTCTGTGTAATAGGTTTTTTTATCATCTCCCTGGGTGGTAAAGATCTGCTGGTATTTCTTGTGTTCGAGATCTACGAACTGTCCACCGCCGTTCATTCCACCTCTGAATCCGCCACCAGTGCCACCCTGGCCGCGTCCCTGCCGGGAAGTGTCGCCACTGTTCTGTCCGCCTCTTCTGCCGCCAAACCCGCCACCATTGGCGAAATCAGGACGATCGGTTGTTAATTTACCTACGCCGTTGTTGAAGGTGAAATGTTGTTCAAGGGTAATGACGTCCGGAATATCAGGGGCATTGTCGCCACCGGCGAAACGCGCCATACGCTCTTTGTCTACTCGTTGTGTTACTTCGTAATCTATCACCCCGGATTGTGCAAAAAGGGTGGAAGAAACTGGCAGTAATGCTGCTGCCAACATCAGCCGGGAAATCAGATTCATAAAATGGTTGTTTTATATGCAAAAAACGCTATTCGTGGTGTGACTTTGCGTTAAAAACCTTTATTTACTGTTAATTATTGTTAAGGATTTCACCGCTTTTTCAGCGGATTAGATAGTTTTGTTGAAGATCAATCTTAATTATGCGTCAACGTATCAGAAATATTCTTACCCTGATGAGTATCTGTATTCTTGGAATTTTCCTTTTCCAGGCATACTGGCTCTATAACTCCTACCGTATCAGGGAGGAACAATTCAATAAAGAAATTAATGATGCTTTGCGCAATGCCGTTTTTAACCAGCAGTATTCTGATGTACGCAGATATATACGATATTATAGCAAAGACCGTGACTCGATAAAGCTGAATATGAAAGGTTATGCCATCCAGCTGGAAGAAATCGGAATGCCCAGAGACGGAAAACATGGCCCCACCTTCAGAACCCCGCCACCACACCACCATGATGGCGACAGAGACAGGCCGCCATTCCCGCCGGAACCCTTCCCGACAGACTCACCTGCACGTATATACGCAGATACACTGGCCCGGCAGATTTCTGAATACCTGATTACCAATAAATATAACGACAGCGCTGCCCTGGTAAAACTCGATTCTACCTTTAAATCAGAGCTTAACAGCCGTCAGATCATAACAAAATATAAACTGGATACTTTTCATATGAGCTTCAATGGCTTTGAACGGGAAAGTTTCCGTGATAGTATCCGTAAAAGGGAACCTAACCAAACCAGGAAAATTCCTTTTAATCCGGGTACCAATCTCTTTGTACAGGCGGTATTTGAATCGCCACTCCAGTTTATTATCCAGAAGATGCTGTGGACGCTCGTCAGCTCCCTGCTGCTGCTCGTACTCACTACCATGTGCTTTATTTACATGCTGCGTACCATCCTCAAACAAAAGAAACTGTCGGAAGTGAAGAATGACTTTATCAACAACATGACACATGAGCTGAAAACGCCCATTGCTACTGTGTCTGCCGCTGTTGAAGCCCTTCAGAACTTCAATGCACTGAACGATCAGCGCAAGACACAAACCTATCTGGATATCTCCAAGAAAGAATTGCAACGCCTATCCGACCTGGTGGAAAAAGTATTGCACATCGCTGCAGAAGAGAAAGAAGAAATTGAATTATTCAGAGAAGAAACCGACCTT
This window of the Chitinophaga sp. Cy-1792 genome carries:
- a CDS encoding GLPGLI family protein; this translates as MNLISRLMLAAALLPVSSTLFAQSGVIDYEVTQRVDKERMARFAGGDNAPDIPDVITLEQHFTFNNGVGKLTTDRPDFANGGGFGGRRGGQNSGDTSRQGRGQGGTGGGFRGGMNGGGQFVDLEHKKYQQIFTTQGDDKKTYYTEEDYVAATGAQTSDKTKKIAGFTCKKATVKVKDDTYTVWFTTDLPFSYSPINGLLPEGKGVVLAAESSNRSFTAQKVSLKPVTDTDLAIPADAQKVSQDQFREIRRTEMEKLRKRQPQM
- a CDS encoding sensor histidine kinase KdpD; this translates as MRQRIRNILTLMSICILGIFLFQAYWLYNSYRIREEQFNKEINDALRNAVFNQQYSDVRRYIRYYSKDRDSIKLNMKGYAIQLEEIGMPRDGKHGPTFRTPPPHHHDGDRDRPPFPPEPFPTDSPARIYADTLARQISEYLITNKYNDSAALVKLDSTFKSELNSRQIITKYKLDTFHMSFNGFERESFRDSIRKREPNQTRKIPFNPGTNLFVQAVFESPLQFIIQKMLWTLVSSLLLLVLTTMCFIYMLRTILKQKKLSEVKNDFINNMTHELKTPIATVSAAVEALQNFNALNDQRKTQTYLDISKKELQRLSDLVEKVLHIAAEEKEEIELFREETDLTEVVDNILSTHQLKATKPLQIRFDNNLKNETVLVDKSHIANAINNLIDNAIKYSGETVNIYIQISADNDMLIIKVKDNGIGIPRSYQYDIFDKFFRVPTGNLHNVKGFGLGLSYVKRIVEMHGGTISVHSEQDKGSEFTIIIPGAISSKK